The following proteins come from a genomic window of Mycobacterium sp. DL:
- the dcm gene encoding DNA (cytosine-5-)-methyltransferase, producing the protein MRAVGLFSGIGGFELGLAKAGIVTDLSCENWDPAVRILQRRFQSELVGDIRELRSLPNCDVLTAGFPCTDLSQVGRTAGIDGSESGLIREVFRLIAGNPPKWVVLENVPNMLSLHGGAPIRHITEWFERRKWNWAYRTVDSQYFGVRQRRRRTFLVASRSHDPRTVLFADDRSPRPDVRSHRAHGFSWTEGNRGIGWGDGVTPTLKGGSKLCIASPPGVWLLDHEAGTAIVRPTVVAGERLQGFASDWTAGAGPEGVRWKLVGNAVTVPVAKWIGSRLLEPGTPVDVPRRGLAEVQRWPSAAAGVGDEREAWSLSERPLSIQSRLSLSTTLAQYGDQPLSLGATKGFVARLKASSLKSRPGFIQALDEHICVLEKS; encoded by the coding sequence ATGCGCGCAGTAGGGCTGTTCTCAGGTATCGGCGGATTCGAGCTCGGGCTTGCCAAGGCCGGAATCGTCACTGACCTCTCGTGCGAAAATTGGGACCCCGCGGTGCGGATCTTGCAGCGTCGATTTCAGTCCGAGTTGGTAGGCGACATCCGCGAGCTCCGTTCGCTGCCTAATTGCGACGTCCTCACAGCAGGATTTCCCTGCACGGATCTGAGCCAGGTTGGGCGAACGGCGGGAATCGACGGCTCGGAGTCAGGTTTGATCCGAGAAGTCTTCAGACTCATCGCGGGCAACCCGCCGAAGTGGGTGGTACTCGAGAATGTGCCGAACATGCTCAGCTTGCACGGCGGTGCTCCCATTCGCCACATCACTGAGTGGTTCGAACGTCGTAAGTGGAACTGGGCGTACCGAACCGTCGATTCGCAGTACTTCGGCGTCAGACAGCGACGTCGCCGTACGTTCCTCGTCGCCTCCCGGAGTCACGACCCACGGACCGTGCTCTTCGCCGACGATCGCTCCCCTCGCCCCGACGTCCGAAGCCACCGTGCTCATGGTTTCTCTTGGACAGAAGGCAATCGCGGCATCGGCTGGGGCGACGGCGTGACTCCGACGCTCAAAGGTGGGTCGAAGCTGTGCATCGCATCGCCGCCCGGCGTCTGGCTGCTCGATCACGAGGCGGGGACGGCGATCGTGCGGCCAACTGTCGTCGCCGGCGAACGTCTACAGGGCTTCGCATCTGATTGGACAGCCGGTGCGGGGCCCGAAGGCGTGCGCTGGAAATTGGTCGGAAACGCCGTCACAGTGCCTGTTGCGAAGTGGATCGGGAGCCGCTTGTTGGAGCCGGGAACCCCGGTCGACGTCCCGCGACGTGGGCTCGCCGAGGTGCAGCGGTGGCCTTCGGCTGCTGCCGGAGTGGGGGACGAGCGCGAGGCATGGAGCTTGAGTGAGCGGCCATTGTCAATCCAGTCCAGGCTCTCCCTGTCGACGACTCTTGCCCAATACGGTGATCAGCCCCTGAGCCTCGGTGCTACGAAGGGCTTCGTCGCCCGACTCAAGGCGAGCAGTTTGAAGAGCCGTCCCGGCTTCATCCAGGCACTAGACGAACACATCTGTGTCCTCGAAAAGTCCTGA
- a CDS encoding very short patch repair endonuclease, translated as MQRQRRRDTSLELQVRRALHELGYRYRVDFRPEPILRCRGDIVFTRRKIVVFIDGCFWHGCPEHATSPVNNAEWWRMKLAANVERDRRNTRALEEIGWTVLRVWEHEALDEAVARITATLRL; from the coding sequence ATGCAACGTCAGCGCCGAAGAGACACTTCGCTTGAGCTACAGGTCCGTCGGGCCCTGCATGAGCTCGGCTACCGTTATCGGGTCGATTTTCGACCCGAGCCGATCCTGCGTTGTCGCGGAGACATCGTGTTCACCCGACGAAAGATCGTCGTGTTCATCGACGGGTGTTTTTGGCACGGCTGTCCTGAACATGCGACTTCGCCGGTCAACAATGCTGAGTGGTGGCGTATGAAGTTGGCGGCGAACGTCGAACGCGATCGACGTAACACTCGAGCGCTGGAGGAAATCGGCTGGACTGTCCTGCGCGTTTGGGAACACGAAGCCCTAGACGAGGCCGTCGCCCGGATCACTGCGACACTCCGCCTGTGA
- a CDS encoding GIY-YIG nuclease family protein, with product MTSAMQNTPETPLTTRCHTRDEVISRPCPIPKSPGVYGWWFRSIPGPIDTSRCVKRDGLTLLYTGISPSRPPTNGKPPSRQSLWHRIRYHYTGNAEGSTLRKTLGILLEDDLAIQLRRVGSGTRRTFGAVGEKKLSRWMADNALVSWVVHPEPWLLEDQLIATLDVPLNLQGNGHNPFYPVLKQLRARAERTARELPIAGIDPVV from the coding sequence ATGACCTCCGCGATGCAGAACACGCCCGAGACTCCGCTGACGACGCGCTGCCATACACGTGACGAAGTCATCAGTCGCCCCTGCCCCATCCCGAAATCGCCTGGCGTCTACGGATGGTGGTTCCGCAGCATTCCTGGACCCATTGACACCTCCCGTTGTGTGAAGCGGGACGGATTGACGCTGCTCTATACCGGCATTAGTCCGAGCCGACCGCCGACCAACGGGAAGCCTCCGAGCAGGCAAAGTCTTTGGCATCGGATTCGGTACCACTACACCGGCAATGCAGAAGGTTCGACCCTTCGAAAGACTCTCGGCATACTCTTAGAGGACGACCTCGCCATACAACTACGTCGTGTCGGCTCAGGCACCCGCCGAACGTTCGGCGCCGTTGGCGAAAAGAAGTTGTCCCGATGGATGGCTGACAACGCGTTGGTCTCCTGGGTGGTCCATCCAGAACCATGGCTTTTGGAAGATCAGCTCATCGCAACCCTGGACGTCCCGCTCAACCTGCAAGGCAACGGCCATAACCCGTTTTATCCGGTCTTGAAGCAGCTGAGAGCGCGGGCCGAACGGACAGCCAGAGAACTCCCCATCGCCGGTATCGATCCCGTCGTGTGA
- a CDS encoding ADP-ribosylglycohydrolase family protein, translated as MASRNDRIEGVLLATAAGDALGAPYEFQPPRGPELDVVMTGGGPWAAGEWTDDTAMAVAIAEVAATGADLRDEAAQDAIVARWHEWSLGAKDVGIQTRSVLSSAATGGAITAARTRAASAALHEDTGRTAGNGSLMRTAPVALAYLDDEDAMVQAARSISELTHFDPDAGDACVLWCSAIRHAVLTGELDVRIGLGHIDSERSALWSARLDAAEAARPADFPNNGWVVSALQAAWSAITTTPKPTDDPAAGTFRADHLRLALDAAVRAGFDTDTVAAIAGGLLGAAHGSSAVPLEWRELLHGWPDLTARNLVGLAGAIGRRGRPDSFDFRYQGYRTGALAAHPYDEKVLLGGIGALRDLPDGVDAVVSLCRIGDNDVRTDIPHVEVRLIDREDADENPHLDFVLLEAVRTVERLRSAGRTVLLHCVEAQSRTPTVAALYGVRLRGVDTDEALEVVTAALPNALPNSAFREALRR; from the coding sequence ATGGCTTCACGGAATGACCGCATCGAGGGAGTGCTGCTGGCGACGGCGGCAGGAGACGCGCTCGGCGCACCGTACGAGTTCCAGCCACCGCGCGGACCGGAACTCGACGTCGTGATGACTGGAGGCGGTCCGTGGGCGGCCGGCGAGTGGACCGACGACACCGCCATGGCCGTGGCGATCGCCGAAGTGGCGGCGACCGGTGCGGATCTGCGGGATGAGGCGGCGCAGGACGCCATCGTCGCGCGCTGGCACGAATGGTCGCTCGGCGCCAAGGACGTCGGCATCCAGACACGCTCCGTGCTCAGCTCGGCGGCCACCGGCGGTGCGATCACCGCAGCACGGACGCGCGCTGCGTCCGCGGCGCTGCACGAGGACACCGGCCGCACCGCAGGCAACGGGTCGCTGATGCGCACCGCCCCGGTTGCGTTGGCCTACCTCGACGACGAGGACGCGATGGTCCAGGCGGCGCGCAGCATCAGCGAGCTCACCCATTTTGATCCCGATGCCGGCGATGCGTGTGTGCTGTGGTGCAGTGCGATCCGCCACGCGGTGCTCACCGGCGAGCTCGACGTCCGAATTGGTCTGGGCCACATCGACTCCGAACGAAGCGCGTTGTGGTCGGCGCGTCTGGATGCCGCCGAGGCGGCGCGCCCCGCGGACTTCCCGAACAACGGCTGGGTGGTTTCCGCGCTGCAAGCGGCTTGGTCCGCCATCACGACGACACCTAAGCCGACCGATGATCCTGCCGCGGGGACGTTCCGGGCGGACCATCTGCGCTTGGCGCTCGACGCGGCGGTGAGGGCGGGGTTCGACACCGATACGGTCGCGGCGATCGCGGGCGGACTGCTGGGGGCGGCGCATGGCTCCTCTGCGGTCCCCCTGGAGTGGCGCGAGCTGCTGCACGGCTGGCCGGATCTGACCGCCAGGAACCTGGTTGGCCTCGCCGGGGCGATCGGACGCCGTGGGCGGCCGGACAGCTTCGACTTCCGCTATCAGGGTTACCGGACCGGAGCGCTCGCCGCGCACCCGTACGACGAGAAGGTTCTGCTCGGCGGTATCGGTGCGCTGCGTGACCTGCCCGACGGTGTGGATGCGGTGGTGTCGTTGTGTCGGATCGGCGACAACGACGTTCGCACCGACATCCCGCACGTTGAGGTGCGGTTGATCGATCGCGAGGATGCCGACGAGAACCCGCACCTGGACTTCGTACTGCTGGAGGCGGTTCGGACTGTGGAGCGGCTACGGAGCGCGGGCCGGACTGTGCTGCTGCACTGCGTCGAGGCTCAAAGTCGCACGCCCACGGTAGCGGCGTTGTATGGGGTGAGACTGCGAGGGGTCGACACCGATGAGGCACTCGAAGTGGTGACGGCGGCACTGCCGAATGCCTTGCCCAATTCCGCATTTCGAGAGGCATTGCGGCGGTGA
- a CDS encoding metallophosphoesterase: MNANHGYDIIGDIHGCATPLEGLLTQLGYRPDGPNGAYRHPERTVIFVGDLIDRGDDQLRVLEVAKAMTDAGTAQIVMGNHEFNALAYATEWPVGSGRFLRKHSDKNTSQHRVFLERVSGAERQKYLDWFMTLPLWLDLGDLRIIHACWHTESMTIVKDALGGDRFSSVDQLVRASTKGDPLYEAVEILLKGPEVSLTEHGQPPYRDKDGHDRPRARVRWWNESASTLRDVALIEGNFTTADGSPYPPLPDIEVNAAARSYVYDGSVPVFFGHYWRSGEPSYLVDWTARAACLDFSAVKRGALTAYRWSGESEVRAENFVQLA; this comes from the coding sequence TTGAACGCAAACCACGGATACGACATCATCGGCGACATTCACGGGTGCGCCACTCCGCTGGAAGGTCTACTCACCCAGCTCGGCTACCGGCCTGATGGTCCGAATGGCGCATACCGGCATCCGGAGCGCACCGTGATCTTCGTCGGCGACTTGATCGACCGAGGAGACGACCAACTGCGTGTCCTCGAGGTCGCCAAGGCGATGACCGACGCCGGAACCGCCCAGATCGTGATGGGCAATCACGAGTTCAATGCACTCGCCTACGCCACCGAGTGGCCCGTCGGAAGTGGCAGATTTCTGCGAAAGCACAGCGACAAGAACACCTCTCAGCATCGGGTGTTCCTCGAGCGGGTGTCCGGCGCCGAACGTCAGAAGTATCTCGACTGGTTCATGACCCTGCCACTGTGGCTGGACCTTGGAGACCTTCGAATCATCCACGCCTGCTGGCACACCGAGTCGATGACCATCGTGAAGGACGCGCTCGGTGGCGACCGCTTCTCCTCGGTCGACCAACTCGTCCGAGCGAGCACAAAGGGCGACCCGCTCTACGAGGCCGTCGAAATCCTGCTGAAGGGTCCCGAAGTCAGCCTGACCGAACACGGTCAGCCCCCGTATCGCGACAAGGACGGCCACGACCGCCCACGCGCCAGAGTGCGTTGGTGGAATGAGAGCGCGTCGACACTGCGCGACGTCGCACTGATTGAAGGCAACTTCACCACTGCCGACGGCTCGCCCTACCCCCCGCTGCCGGATATCGAGGTCAATGCCGCCGCACGCTCCTACGTCTACGACGGGTCAGTGCCAGTGTTCTTCGGCCACTACTGGCGAAGCGGCGAACCCAGCTATCTGGTCGACTGGACAGCACGCGCGGCATGCCTGGACTTCAGCGCCGTGAAACGCGGGGCACTGACCGCGTATCGGTGGTCGGGCGAGAGCGAAGTGCGCGCCGAGAACTTCGTGCAACTCGCCTGA
- a CDS encoding NUDIX domain-containing protein, whose product MTERTYRDSSGKTLADYPRPSVAVDTALLTLDGDRGLVVLEVRRNNGRGWGLPGTFLHEGETLAKAVDRSLREKAGVDGLQPRQLHVFDDPDRDDRGWVLSVAHIDVIRVDRLASRHVDSTRLAPVDSPGQLPYDHRKIIELAVGHLRSRYDKSPDPDRLLDDEFTMLELRLAHEAIAGRPIQRDKFRRTMEPQLVPTGEMAAGTRGRPAELFRRRS is encoded by the coding sequence ATGACCGAGCGAACGTATCGAGACAGCAGCGGAAAGACCCTCGCCGACTATCCGCGGCCGTCGGTCGCCGTCGACACCGCGCTACTCACGCTCGACGGCGACCGTGGCTTGGTGGTTCTCGAGGTGCGTCGCAACAACGGCAGGGGCTGGGGTCTGCCGGGCACGTTTCTGCATGAGGGGGAGACGCTGGCCAAAGCAGTTGACCGCTCGCTTCGTGAGAAGGCCGGTGTGGACGGGTTGCAGCCCCGCCAGTTGCACGTGTTCGACGACCCTGACCGCGACGATCGCGGGTGGGTCCTGTCGGTCGCCCACATCGACGTCATACGGGTCGACCGCCTGGCGTCTCGCCACGTCGATTCCACCCGGCTCGCGCCGGTGGACTCTCCGGGCCAACTGCCCTACGACCACCGCAAGATCATCGAACTCGCGGTCGGGCACCTTCGGTCCCGCTACGACAAGAGCCCCGATCCTGACCGCCTGCTCGACGACGAGTTCACGATGCTGGAACTGCGGCTGGCACACGAGGCGATCGCGGGGCGACCGATACAGCGAGACAAGTTCCGCCGCACCATGGAACCCCAATTGGTCCCTACAGGGGAGATGGCCGCCGGCACCAGGGGGCGACCGGCCGAACTGTTCCGGCGGCGTAGCTGA
- a CDS encoding HipA domain-containing protein, whose protein sequence is MPSRSLEVWLHGVHIARLSEPSRFRFRLDFTEDAFDAFGEGSRVLSLAVPISGHPVEDGKRPSSGLPVSAFIEGLLPEGNLREHIGTEAGVPVTDSMELLRRVGAECAGAVQILDAGQRPGPGRVRRLTDEEVTRLIADLPTYHLPDGATPQASLAGIQDKVLLTALDGGGWGWPEQGAVSTHIIKPEALIGALPNLIQTEDWALRVATAAGLSAAKSQLAKFDAREAIIVTRYDRSPSGERQHQEDFCQALAISPRAKYESTPEFNRYGSRLKRVARLAAARAPDPDAFRATLLQAVTFNIVIGNGDAHSKNYSLMIDRSGRVTLAPIYDVAPTAYLDPKYKGTGHVINGKTTIDRVDVADLAAEGASWGMSVRRATAIVESCIESTHSAIDSVALPPGAEHVKTNLEAMWVRRAWPQGNADGH, encoded by the coding sequence ATGCCCAGTAGGTCGCTCGAGGTGTGGCTGCACGGTGTGCACATCGCGCGGCTGAGCGAGCCAAGCCGCTTTCGATTCCGCTTGGACTTCACCGAGGATGCATTTGATGCGTTCGGCGAAGGCAGCCGTGTCCTCTCGCTCGCCGTGCCGATCTCCGGTCACCCTGTCGAGGACGGCAAGCGACCCAGCTCCGGGCTACCGGTGTCAGCCTTCATCGAAGGGCTTCTGCCCGAGGGGAATCTGCGCGAGCACATCGGCACCGAGGCAGGAGTGCCCGTCACCGACAGCATGGAACTCCTGCGCCGAGTCGGCGCCGAATGCGCGGGGGCGGTGCAGATCCTCGACGCCGGACAGCGCCCCGGACCGGGTCGCGTCCGTCGGCTCACCGACGAGGAGGTGACCCGCCTGATCGCCGACCTTCCGACCTATCACCTACCCGACGGCGCAACGCCCCAAGCGTCCCTTGCCGGTATCCAGGACAAGGTCTTGTTGACCGCACTCGATGGCGGCGGGTGGGGATGGCCAGAGCAGGGGGCGGTGTCGACGCACATCATCAAGCCAGAAGCCCTGATCGGGGCGCTGCCGAACCTCATCCAGACCGAGGATTGGGCGTTGCGGGTGGCGACGGCCGCCGGCCTGAGCGCTGCGAAATCCCAACTCGCGAAATTTGATGCGCGCGAGGCGATCATCGTCACCCGCTACGACCGCAGCCCATCCGGCGAGCGTCAGCATCAGGAGGACTTCTGCCAGGCGCTCGCTATCAGCCCACGCGCGAAGTACGAGAGCACTCCGGAGTTCAACCGGTACGGCTCCCGACTCAAGCGAGTGGCTCGCCTTGCAGCTGCGCGCGCTCCAGATCCCGACGCGTTTCGCGCCACGCTGTTGCAGGCAGTCACGTTCAACATCGTGATCGGCAACGGCGACGCGCATTCGAAGAACTACTCGCTGATGATCGATCGCAGTGGGCGGGTTACCTTGGCACCGATCTACGACGTAGCACCAACGGCCTACCTCGATCCCAAATACAAGGGGACGGGCCACGTCATCAACGGCAAGACCACGATCGACCGGGTCGACGTCGCGGATCTTGCTGCCGAAGGAGCCTCCTGGGGCATGTCGGTGCGCCGCGCCACCGCAATTGTGGAGTCCTGCATAGAAAGTACGCACAGTGCCATCGACTCGGTCGCGTTGCCGCCGGGTGCCGAGCACGTGAAGACCAACCTCGAAGCGATGTGGGTGCGACGTGCATGGCCACAGGGGAACGCTGACGGACACTGA
- a CDS encoding helix-turn-helix transcriptional regulator → MDHNVSLVYDTAEFGARIRMLRHQKGLRQDELADRIGVTRMTISRLERGEAVNVDTALRALSECGHAIAVVPKFTRVAVVDAQ, encoded by the coding sequence ATGGATCACAACGTGTCGCTCGTCTACGACACCGCCGAGTTCGGCGCCCGCATTCGCATGCTTCGGCATCAGAAGGGACTGCGCCAGGACGAACTCGCCGACCGCATCGGCGTCACACGGATGACCATCTCCCGCCTCGAACGGGGCGAGGCCGTCAACGTCGACACCGCACTGCGGGCGCTGTCGGAGTGCGGTCACGCGATCGCCGTTGTCCCGAAATTCACGCGCGTAGCGGTCGTCGATGCCCAGTAG
- a CDS encoding SIMPL domain-containing protein: MSTEITVRGSFSAFQPPERGTVHASISYHGPEKDWVYDQVARDLEVVKESILRLEDGDDGAVTRWSAAQLRTWSHRPRNEDGDELPVIHDASVSVEVRFRDFTALSQWVGGHVTGTEGFELRYVEWALTTKSRDELVTRVRTQAVQDAAARAQLYADALELGKVRPIAIADAGMLGAEAHSQGGDGMGFLHAAPASSGGGPDVELVPKDISVSATVDARFVAAPS; encoded by the coding sequence ATGTCCACTGAGATCACAGTCCGGGGTTCGTTCTCCGCCTTCCAGCCGCCCGAGCGGGGGACCGTGCACGCCTCCATCAGCTATCACGGTCCCGAGAAGGACTGGGTCTACGACCAGGTGGCGCGTGACCTCGAGGTCGTGAAGGAATCGATCCTCCGGCTCGAGGACGGCGACGACGGCGCCGTCACCCGGTGGTCAGCGGCACAGTTGCGGACCTGGTCGCATCGGCCCAGAAACGAGGATGGTGACGAGCTCCCGGTCATCCATGATGCGAGCGTCAGCGTCGAGGTGAGGTTCCGCGACTTCACCGCACTGTCGCAGTGGGTGGGAGGGCATGTCACCGGCACCGAAGGATTCGAACTCAGGTACGTGGAGTGGGCGCTCACCACCAAAAGCCGGGACGAACTGGTGACGAGAGTCCGTACCCAAGCCGTTCAGGATGCGGCAGCCCGCGCGCAGCTGTACGCCGACGCCCTCGAGCTCGGAAAGGTCCGTCCCATCGCGATCGCCGACGCGGGGATGCTCGGTGCCGAAGCACATTCTCAGGGTGGCGACGGGATGGGTTTCTTACACGCGGCGCCGGCGTCATCAGGCGGCGGCCCCGACGTCGAGCTCGTACCGAAAGACATCAGCGTGTCGGCGACCGTTGATGCGCGGTTCGTCGCAGCCCCCTCCTAG
- a CDS encoding acyl-CoA desaturase: MAIADVSTYTHLSTQDIEAIADELDTIRRDVEESLGTKDAAYIRRTIIFQRVLDVGARLVIARSRSRAGWWLGTASLAYAKSIENMELGHNISHGQWDWMNDPEIHSTSWEWDMAGLSAQWRYSHNYRHHIFSNVLGMDEDIGYRLLRVTPDQPWRHPHLWTPLRNLLLAATFEWGIALHGLRSERDRVDTPAGRAAEERRFFGKVARQLSKDYVLLPALSLRRWRRTLAANVTANLLRNMWVYVNIICGHIPDGAETFDPAVLDGETKGEWYLRQMLGAANFKASPLLALSGGHLCYQIEHHLFPDLPSNRLAEVSVRVRELCAKYDLPYNTGSFASQFFRSQRTIHTLAVPDGVLASSR, translated from the coding sequence ATGGCGATCGCCGATGTCTCCACGTACACGCACCTGAGCACGCAAGACATCGAAGCGATCGCCGACGAACTCGACACGATTCGCCGTGACGTCGAGGAGTCGCTCGGGACCAAGGACGCGGCATACATCCGTCGCACAATCATCTTCCAGCGAGTGCTTGATGTCGGGGCGCGTCTGGTGATCGCGCGCAGTCGGTCGAGGGCCGGTTGGTGGCTGGGAACCGCCTCGTTGGCGTACGCGAAATCCATCGAGAACATGGAACTCGGCCACAACATCTCGCACGGCCAGTGGGACTGGATGAACGACCCCGAGATCCACTCCACCAGTTGGGAGTGGGACATGGCGGGGCTGTCCGCGCAGTGGCGGTATTCGCACAACTACCGGCATCACATCTTCAGCAACGTGCTCGGCATGGACGAGGACATCGGCTACCGCCTGCTGCGGGTGACCCCCGACCAACCATGGCGCCATCCCCACCTGTGGACACCGCTGCGAAACCTGTTGCTGGCAGCGACCTTCGAATGGGGCATCGCCCTGCACGGTCTGCGCTCGGAGCGGGACCGGGTCGACACACCGGCGGGCAGGGCTGCGGAGGAACGCCGGTTCTTCGGCAAGGTCGCCCGTCAGTTGAGCAAGGATTACGTGTTGCTCCCGGCACTGAGCTTGCGACGGTGGCGTCGAACTCTGGCGGCCAACGTCACTGCGAACCTGCTTCGGAACATGTGGGTGTACGTGAACATCATCTGCGGGCACATCCCCGACGGCGCCGAGACGTTCGACCCGGCGGTGCTCGACGGTGAGACCAAAGGCGAGTGGTATCTGCGGCAGATGCTCGGGGCTGCGAACTTCAAAGCGTCTCCGCTGCTGGCACTTTCAGGCGGTCACCTGTGCTATCAGATCGAACACCACCTGTTTCCGGACCTGCCGAGCAACCGCCTCGCTGAGGTCAGCGTCCGCGTACGGGAATTGTGCGCGAAGTACGACCTGCCGTACAACACCGGATCGTTCGCAAGCCAGTTTTTCCGTTCGCAGCGGACCATCCACACCCTGGCGGTTCCCGACGGTGTTCTGGCCTCCAGTCGCTGA